In a genomic window of Streptomyces pristinaespiralis:
- a CDS encoding DUF6896 domain-containing protein, which produces MLGFLSALETASAELREALPQVERMADMLTLARSGQIGREGRAGGYAYSVHGAGCRLTGSDGVEVDVDFVDGAEVFDLWRLRRHGQSLSPPAAPPPEQLSAAIGGLDDLLIEVRPGWYAVPPRSRTAVSEN; this is translated from the coding sequence GTGCTCGGTTTCCTCAGCGCTCTCGAGACGGCGAGCGCGGAGCTGCGGGAGGCCCTGCCTCAAGTGGAGCGTATGGCGGACATGCTCACGCTCGCGCGTTCGGGGCAGATCGGCCGCGAGGGCCGCGCGGGCGGCTACGCGTACTCGGTTCACGGCGCGGGCTGTCGGCTGACCGGCTCGGACGGGGTGGAAGTCGACGTGGACTTCGTCGACGGCGCAGAGGTGTTCGACCTCTGGCGGCTTCGTCGTCACGGGCAGAGCCTGTCACCGCCGGCTGCCCCTCCGCCTGAACAGCTCTCGGCGGCGATCGGCGGCCTCGACGATCTGCTCATCGAGGTGAGGCCGGGCTGGTACGCGGTGCCTCCTCGTTCCAGGACAGCGGTCAGCGAGAACTGA
- a CDS encoding alpha/beta fold hydrolase codes for MEVLVSRALLRSRKSLALAVGTALLAPLALTAPAAADDRFTVTPLTFTVEAGDRTCTIDADLYRPAGVDAGRPAPAVLTTNGFGGSKADGSTDATAEAFAARGYVALAYSGLGFGRSGCLISLDDPRIDGRAASRLIDFLAGTHAADDGTVVDYVTRDGADDPRVGMLGGSYGGAVQMATAAVDQRVDALVPLITWHDLNHSLDPNNAEATTVPGAFKWQWTNGFFLIGEGQPLINPGLDPSRFGSPTCLHFVARACETQRLLISGRYPADGVEAMQRFASSVSPVSYLPQVKAPTLLVQGQADSLFTLNEAQDTYETLKAQGTRTKMIWQSWGHSGGLTDPAAGELNLGEGNLETSYVGRRILAWFDRYLHKNTSTDTGPDFAYYRDWQAGYGEADAVPSPSRRMYLSGDGKLVDNRAEVARGSRTYANWLVPTSHSESSLSGLLGIPDPEPYDTPGTYLGWRSRPLTAPLDVVGAPKARLKVVSPGTERVQDSGDAADRLVLFAKVYDVAPDGSKTLVNRLVAPVRVPDVTEPFTVELPGIVHRYETGHRLEFVIAASDTAYYGNRGVKPVTVVSAPDDTGVLELPLVRGSGS; via the coding sequence GCTACGAAGCCGCAAGTCGCTCGCCCTGGCGGTCGGAACGGCGCTGCTCGCACCACTCGCGCTCACCGCTCCGGCCGCCGCCGACGACCGGTTCACGGTCACGCCGCTGACGTTCACCGTCGAGGCAGGCGACAGGACATGCACGATCGACGCCGACCTCTACCGCCCCGCCGGCGTCGACGCCGGCCGGCCCGCCCCCGCCGTCCTCACCACCAACGGCTTCGGCGGCAGCAAGGCCGACGGCTCCACGGACGCCACCGCCGAGGCGTTCGCCGCCCGTGGCTATGTCGCGCTGGCCTACTCGGGCCTCGGATTCGGCCGGTCGGGCTGCCTCATCTCCCTCGACGACCCGCGGATCGACGGCCGTGCGGCGTCCCGGCTGATCGACTTCCTGGCCGGGACGCACGCCGCCGACGACGGCACCGTCGTCGACTACGTGACCAGGGACGGTGCCGACGACCCACGCGTCGGCATGCTCGGCGGCTCGTACGGCGGCGCAGTCCAGATGGCCACCGCAGCGGTGGACCAGCGGGTCGACGCGCTCGTGCCCCTGATCACATGGCACGACCTCAATCATTCGCTCGACCCGAACAACGCAGAGGCAACGACCGTCCCCGGAGCCTTCAAATGGCAGTGGACGAACGGCTTCTTCCTCATCGGGGAGGGCCAGCCGCTGATCAACCCCGGCCTCGACCCGTCACGCTTCGGTTCACCGACGTGCCTGCACTTCGTCGCCCGGGCCTGCGAGACGCAGCGCCTGCTGATCTCCGGACGGTACCCGGCCGACGGCGTCGAGGCGATGCAGCGCTTCGCGAGCAGCGTCTCACCCGTCTCGTACCTGCCCCAGGTCAAGGCGCCGACCCTGCTCGTCCAGGGGCAGGCCGACAGCCTGTTCACCCTCAACGAGGCGCAGGACACCTACGAGACGCTCAAGGCCCAGGGCACCCGGACCAAGATGATCTGGCAGTCCTGGGGACACAGCGGCGGCCTGACCGACCCGGCCGCCGGCGAGCTGAACCTCGGCGAGGGCAACCTCGAGACCTCCTACGTCGGCAGGCGCATCCTCGCCTGGTTCGACCGGTACCTCCACAAGAACACGAGCACGGACACCGGCCCCGACTTCGCCTACTACCGCGACTGGCAGGCCGGTTACGGCGAAGCGGACGCCGTCCCCTCCCCGTCCCGGCGGATGTACCTCTCCGGTGACGGAAAACTCGTCGACAACCGCGCCGAGGTCGCCCGCGGCAGCCGCACCTACGCCAACTGGCTCGTGCCGACGAGCCACTCCGAGTCGTCACTGTCCGGACTGCTCGGCATCCCCGATCCCGAGCCGTACGACACCCCGGGCACCTACCTGGGGTGGCGCAGCCGGCCGTTGACCGCGCCCCTCGACGTCGTCGGCGCCCCGAAGGCCCGGCTGAAGGTCGTCTCGCCCGGCACGGAACGAGTCCAGGACTCCGGCGACGCCGCCGACCGGCTGGTCCTCTTCGCCAAGGTGTACGACGTGGCGCCCGACGGCTCCAAGACCCTGGTGAACCGCCTGGTCGCACCGGTCCGGGTGCCGGACGTGACCGAGCCGTTCACGGTGGAGCTGCCGGGCATCGTGCACCGCTACGAGACCGGTCACCGGCTCGAGTTCGTGATCGCCGCGAGCGACACCGCGTACTACGGCAACCGGGGCGTCAAGCCGGTGACCGTCGTCAGCGCCCCGGACGACACCGGCGTCCTCGAACTCCCTCTGGTGCGCGGCTCCGGCTCCTGA
- a CDS encoding serine/threonine-protein kinase, which yields MEPLRAEDPSRIGSYVLLGRLGAGGMGLVYLGRGAHGRMAAVKVVHAQLAHDQEFRRRFRAEVRSAQRVDGAWTAPVLDFDTESSTPWLATGYVPGLTLHEAVTGHGGRLPEESVWSLAAGLVGALQNIHGSGLVHRDLKPSNVMLTLDGPRVIDFGVARAADASVATRTGAVIGSPGYMSPEQVRGRHVTAVSDVFSLGTVLAFAATGRHPFGDSDSGSYALMMRVMEDDPDLAGLPDTLAGLVRRCMAKDPGQRPPLREIAEVAAAATAGEPQSAWLPPALTAEIGRRSARLLDLGDPQSPPRTQVGTPPGVHAMPTVHAPAYGPPRGRPTPPLPPMPTPLPLRAQVPTPVPRQTVVPPNGGGSRNRALVPVLLTVGAVVVLGVALMLVKPGDNGRDDDRAADPATATASAARSASSPPGDGSSPAPTKSASGKSFAYEVRWSGLLQQDGSQQYTVKVSYTGGKVGERVATVDYPTLGCGGHWILTEESPEGVRVREEITKNSTCVTEVAIRLTRSGSDRLLYEITDPATVVGSLDRNG from the coding sequence GTGGAGCCACTCAGGGCCGAGGATCCGTCCCGGATCGGAAGCTACGTGCTGCTCGGCCGGCTCGGCGCGGGCGGCATGGGGCTGGTGTATCTGGGGCGCGGGGCCCACGGGCGGATGGCCGCGGTCAAGGTGGTTCATGCGCAGCTGGCCCACGATCAGGAGTTCCGGCGGCGGTTCCGTGCCGAGGTGCGGTCGGCGCAGCGGGTCGACGGCGCGTGGACGGCTCCCGTCCTCGACTTCGACACGGAGTCCTCCACTCCCTGGCTCGCCACGGGCTACGTTCCCGGGCTCACCCTGCACGAGGCGGTGACGGGCCACGGCGGGCGGCTGCCGGAGGAGTCGGTGTGGTCGCTGGCCGCCGGGCTGGTCGGGGCGCTGCAGAACATCCACGGCAGCGGGCTGGTGCACCGCGATCTCAAGCCGTCGAACGTGATGCTCACCCTCGACGGGCCCCGGGTGATCGACTTCGGTGTGGCACGGGCGGCCGACGCCAGTGTCGCCACCCGGACCGGAGCGGTGATCGGCTCGCCGGGCTACATGTCACCGGAGCAGGTCAGGGGACGGCATGTCACCGCGGTCAGCGATGTCTTCAGCCTCGGTACGGTGCTCGCGTTCGCCGCCACGGGCCGCCATCCGTTCGGCGACTCCGACAGCGGCAGTTACGCGCTGATGATGCGCGTCATGGAGGACGATCCGGACCTGGCGGGACTGCCGGACACGCTGGCGGGTCTCGTGCGGCGCTGTATGGCGAAGGACCCCGGGCAGCGTCCCCCGTTGCGTGAGATCGCCGAGGTGGCGGCCGCGGCGACGGCCGGTGAGCCGCAGAGCGCGTGGCTCCCACCGGCTCTGACGGCGGAGATCGGGCGCCGGAGCGCCCGCCTGCTCGATCTCGGCGACCCGCAGAGCCCGCCGCGGACGCAGGTCGGCACTCCGCCTGGCGTGCACGCCATGCCGACGGTGCACGCTCCCGCGTACGGCCCGCCACGGGGGCGGCCCACGCCGCCCCTGCCACCCATGCCGACCCCGCTACCGCTGCGTGCTCAGGTTCCGACTCCGGTCCCGAGGCAGACCGTCGTGCCGCCGAACGGCGGAGGCAGCCGTAATCGCGCGCTCGTACCGGTTCTTCTGACCGTCGGCGCGGTCGTGGTGCTGGGCGTCGCCTTGATGCTCGTGAAGCCGGGTGACAACGGGCGGGACGACGACCGGGCGGCGGATCCCGCAACGGCCACCGCCTCGGCCGCCCGGTCGGCGTCCTCGCCCCCGGGCGACGGCAGTTCACCGGCGCCCACGAAGTCGGCGTCGGGGAAGTCGTTCGCCTACGAGGTACGGTGGAGCGGGCTGCTGCAGCAGGACGGTTCCCAGCAGTACACCGTGAAGGTGAGCTACACCGGTGGGAAGGTCGGCGAGCGGGTGGCGACGGTCGACTACCCGACCCTCGGCTGCGGCGGTCACTGGATCCTCACCGAGGAGTCGCCGGAGGGCGTCCGGGTCCGGGAAGAGATCACCAAGAACTCCACCTGCGTCACCGAGGTGGCGATCCGCTTGACCCGTTCGGGCAGCGACCGGCTCCTCTACGAGATCACCGACCCCGCCACGGTGGTGGGCTCGCTGGACCGCAACGGCTGA